A region of Stigmatopora nigra isolate UIUO_SnigA chromosome 6, RoL_Snig_1.1, whole genome shotgun sequence DNA encodes the following proteins:
- the LOC144198046 gene encoding kinesin-like protein KIF16B, with protein sequence MASVRVAVRVRPMNRREKDLTAKRVIKMEGNKTSISNPKVFSEGDSGRDSTKTFTYDFSYDSGDSVGSAFVTQEKVFRDLGSDVLKAAFEGYNACVFAYGQTGSGKSYTMMGNPGDAGLIPRICEGLFSRVAGAARRDEASFRAEVSYLEIYNERVRDLLRRKSTETYNLRVREHPKDGPYVEDLSKHLVQNYSDVEELMEAGNIKRTTACTGMNDVSSRSHAIFTVNFTQAKFDAEMPSETLSKIHLVDLAGSERADASGASGVRLKEGGNINKSLVALGNVISALADLSQDAVANGNQKRKSVFVPYRDSVLTWLLKDSLGGNSKTIMIATVSPADVNYGETLSTLRYANRAKNIVNKPTVNEDANVRLIRELRAEIGRLKALLVQGNQIALLDSPTALSMEEELHQNEARVLELTKEWTNKWNETQNILKEETVALRKEGIGVVLDSEMPHLIGIDDDLLSTGIILYHLKEGRTYVGREDAPTEQDIVIHGVDVEREHCVLEKRGAAVTLVPLGVAPCSVNGTRVETPTRLNQGAVLLLGRSNTFRFNHPKEAAKLREKRKSDLLSTYSLSMGDLSEYRQNLLTDFGCRETNDSRRLGDPPAEEDWSEEGVAKTPTPPEPHAGSLQALSQDRYRINAYIEEEVQRRLRQMALPNGSVKEPAPFGPSLQRCRRQADPPRHSSVSGEERIRINIPRYVLRGQGKDEHFEFEVKVSVKDDTWTVFRRYSRFREMHKSLKSKYPQLATLEFPPKKIFGNKDERMVDERRNRLEHYLRSLFAVMTTSSGSPLYADDASEDPECAWRLSKHSICELSNFFKKGVFESGRHGTG encoded by the exons ATGGCGTCGGTTCGGGTGGCTGTCCGGGTCCGACCCATGAACAGACG GGAGAAGGACTTGACGGCCAAACGCGTCATCAAGATGGAAGGCAACAAAACCAGCATCAGCAACCCCAAGGTCTTCTCTGAAGGGGACTCGGGCCGGGATTCCACCAAGACCTTCACGTACGACTTCTCGTACGACTCGGGCGACTCGGTGGGCTCCGCTTTCGTCACCCAGGAGAAG GTCTTCCGGGATTTGGGTTCCGACGTGTTGAAGGCGGCCTTTGAGGGCTACAACGCTTGCGTCTTCGCCTACGGTCAGACCGGGTCGGGGAAGTCCTATACCATGATGGGAAATCCG GGAGACGCCGGCTTGATCCCGCGGATCTGCGAGGGTCTGTTCAGCCGCGTGGCTGGCGCCGCCCGACGGGACGAAGCTTCCTTCCGTGCCGAAGTCAG TTACCTGGAGATCTACAACGAGCGTGTCCGGGACCTACTGAGGAGAAAGTCCACTGAGACGTACAACCTGAGAGTGAGGGAGCACCCCAAGGATGGACCCTATGTTGAAG ATCTGTCCAAGCACCTGGTACAAAACTACAGTGACGTGGAGGAGTTGATGGAAGCAGGGAACATTAAACGCACCACCGCCTGCACCGGCATGAACGACGTCAGCAGCCGCTCGCACGCCATCTTCACCGTCAACTTTACGCAG GCCAAGTTCGACGCGGAGATGCCCAGCGAGACGCTGAGCAAGATCCACCTAGTGGACCTGGCCGGCAGCGAGCGTGCCGACGCCTCCGGGGCCAGCGGCGTCCGGCTCAAGGAAGGCGGCAACATCAACAAGTCGCTGGTGGCGCTGGGCAACGTCATCTCGGCGCTCG CCGACCTGTCTCAGGACGCCGTCGCCAACGGCAACCAGAAGAGGAAGTCCGTCTTCGTGCCCTACCGGGACTCGGTGCTGACGTGGCTCCTAAAAGACAGTCTGGGCGGGAATTCCAAGACCATCATGATTGCCA CCGTGTCTCCCGCCGACGTGAACTACGGCGAGACGCTCAGCACGCTGCGCTACGCCAACCGCGCCAAGAACATCGTCAACAAGCCCACCGTCAACGAGGATGCCAACGTTAGGCTCATTCGGGAACTGCGGGCGGAAATCGGGCGACTCAAAGCTCTGCTGGTTCAGGGCAACCAG ATCGCTCTGCTGGACTCGCCCACGGCGCTCAGCATGGAGGAGGAGCTACACCAGAATGAAGCCAGA GTGCTGGAGTTGACCAAAGAATGGACCAACAAGTGGAATGAGACGCAGAACATCCTCAAG GAGGAGACGGTGGCCCTACGGAAGGAAGGCATCGGCGTGGTGCTGGACTCGGAGATGCCGCACCTCATCGGCATCGACGACGACCTCCTCAGCACCGGCATCATCCTCTACCACCTCAAG GAGGGACGGACGTACGTGGGGAGAGAAGATGCGCCCACGGAGCAAGACATTG TCATTCACGGTGTGGACGTGGAGCGCGAGCACTGCGTGCTAGAGAAGCGAGGCGCGGCAGTGACCTTGGTGCCCCTGGGCGTGGCGCCGTGCTCCGTCAACGGGACCCGCGTGGAAACTCCCACGCGTCTCAATCAAG GGGCCGTACTGCTGCTGGGCAGAAGCAACACGTTTCGCTTCAACCACCCCAAAGAGGCGGCTAAACTACGGGAGAAACGCAAG AGCGACCTATTATCTACCTACAGCCTTTCTATGGGCGACCTGTCCGAATATCGGCAGAATCTTCTCACCGACTTTGGTTGCCGGGAGACGAACGATTCACGGCGTCTCGGAGACCCCCCGGCGGAGGAGGACTGGTCCGAGGAGGGGGTGGCCAAGACCCCGACTCCTCCCGAACCTCACGCCGGTAGCCTGCAAGCGCTCTCCCAAGACCGGTA CAGGATCAACGCTTACATCGAGGAGGAGGTTCAGCGAAGGCTCCGGCAGATGGCTCTTCCCAACGGGAGCGTGAAGGAACCGGCACCATTTGGCCCATCGCTACAG CGTTGCCGCCGCCAGGCAGATCCGCCGCGGCATTCCTCGGTGAGCGGCGAGGAGCGCATCCGCATCAACATCCCTCGCTACGTCCTCCGAGGTCAAGGCAAAGATGAGCACTTTGAGTTTGAGGTCAAG GTGAGCGTCAAGGACGACACGTGGACGGTGTTCCGCCGTTACAGTCGCTTTCGGGAGATGCACAAAAGCCTCAAGTCCAAATACCCTCAG CTGGCCACTCTGGAATTCCCACCcaagaaaatatttggaaaCAAAGACGAAAGAATGGTGGATGAACGACGGAATCGGCTCGAG CATTACCTGAGGAGCCTGTTTGCCGTCATGACAACGTCGTCGGGCTCGCCGCTGTACGCCGACGACGCGTCGGAGGATCCCGAGTGCGCCTGGCGTCTTTCCAAACATTCTATTTGCGAGTTGTCCAACTTCTTCAAGAAAGGAGTCTTTGAGAGCGGTCGCCACGGCACCGGCTGA
- the fhdc1 gene encoding FH2 domain-containing protein 1 yields MAGLGVPPLPPAPPPPPPAQPCGRKRRVRSFFWKPIPEEKVRQRPNMWTLAGRRQRYQIDASSVEELFCRREEAEPRARRAESHSPAFKDPAKEGVNILDSKRGINVGIFLKQFKKSNAQIVEDIRQGSGGGAYGARPLKDLLKLLPDADEAAKLRAFRGDPDKLPLADSFMFQLIQVPRLEVRMEAMVLDEEFAPSSALIRHDVDVLRAAARELMSCEELHAVLHLVLQAGNILNAGGYAGNAAGFKLSSLLSLADTKANKPGMNLLHFVAMEAEKKDEALLKFPDKLSHVQSAARISVENTELELSSLQVRIQTLEEKTRGDSALLQQLEPFLQSSSRTLADLNRRHRELRQEGEALVDFFCEDKDAFKLDEGFRIFRDFGLKFKKAVQDNVERELKEAARRRRLKELEERRPAWSEAAGPLARSGSENDVESLTEGALLDFLRGRSPHSSGARRRVVGSPELFYNSLPRAGRKSVPHALARFSEPPNIEKLTLVSAPQTFRLQDPSFWIRPQVERRALSDNAITPDPPSDPRGHGGDHVDTGKCALVEAKSLLLESLDGSLAGTTEENLLTPVPSTTHGPVDPLPKVEKLTLDPGPPTFYLQSPNLWSKPEPELETRPISPNLSSDAIPKVAIDPLRTEGQTDSVSLVTRDASLPSETTSSDRNPPSNATNFAQADLSVVSQTQTPSLEKAASSDALPEPGTPDSVQPPAKETRPNVGGPLRDPGSPASRNVVRTLTDSESQSARKTLPVGRPARSTPDLSSGPRGRSLKNWQRSNLPPDDSKAQKGGVPGLPRESANRRKTTLADKPAANVPEAAPEEKMCRSAAWPARESSSDVPSFARGTVASSCRTRREPPAPSVAPVRHGSVRRGKLASGDERDVLRRAHSVKASGRVAKPSWR; encoded by the exons ATGGCGGGCTTGGGTGTCCCGCCCTTGCCCCCggctccgccccctcccccGCCGGCCCAGCCGTGCGGCCGGAAGCGACGCGTGCGTAGCTTCTTCTGGAAGCCCATCCCCGAGGAGAAGGTCCGGCAGAGGCCCAACATGTGGACGCTGGCGGGGCGGCGTCAGCGCTACCAGATCGACGCCAGCTCCGTGGAGGAACTTTTTTGCCGGAGGGAGGAGGCGGAGCCCCGTGCCCGGAGGGCGGAGTCACACTCTCCTGCCTTCAAGGACCCGGCCAAAGAGGGG GTGAACATCCTGGACTCCAAACGTGGAATCAACGTGGGCATTTTCCTCAAGCAGTTCAAAAA GTCCAACGCTCAGATTGTGGAGGACATCCGGCAAGGCAGCGGCGGTGGCGCCTACGGGGCGCGCCCCCTCAAAGATCTGCTCAAGCTGTTGCCCGATGCAGATGAA GCAGCAAAACTGCGAGCATTCCGAGGCGATCCGGACAAACTGCCGCTGGCCGACTCTTTTATGTTCCAGCTCATCCAGGTTCCCCG GTTGGAGGTGCGCATGGAGGCCATGGTATTGGACGAAGAGTTTGCTCCCTCCAGCGCACTCATCCGTCACGACGTGGACGTACTCCGAGCCGCCGCCAGAG AGTTGATGAGCTGCGAGGAGCTCCATGCCGTTTTGCACCTGGTGTTGCAGGCCGGAAACATCCTGAACGCG GGGGGCTACGCCGGCAACGCGGCGGGCTTCAAGCTGTCGTCGCTACTCTCGCTGGCCGACACCAAAGCCAACAAGCCGGGGATGAACCTGCTGCACTTTGTGGCCATG gaggctgaaaaaaaagatgaagcgCTGTTGAAGTTTCCAGACAAACTGAGCCACGTCCAGAGTGCTGCcag GATCTCCGTGGAGAACACGGAGCTGGAGTTGTCATCCTTGCAAGTTCGGATTCAAACCTTGGAGGAGAAGACGCGGGGCGACTCGGCCTTGCTCCAACAGCTGGAGCCTTTCCTACAG AGCTCGTCCCGCACGCTGGCGGATTTGAACCGGCGACATCGGGAACTCCGACAGGAAGGCGAGGCCCTGGTGGACTTCTTCTGCGAGGACAAGGACGCCTTCAAGTTGGACGAGGGCTTCCGCATCTTTCGCGATTTTGGCCTCAAGTTCAAGAAAGCCGTCCAG GACAACGTGGAACGCGAGCTGAAGGAGGCGGCCAGGCGGCGTCGCCTCAAGGAGTTGGAGGAAAGACGGCCGGCGTGGTCGGAGGCCGCCGGGCCACTGGCCAGGAGCGGCAGCGAGAACGACGTGGAGTCCCTCACGGAAGGAGCTCTCCTGGATTTCCTGCGGGGACGCTCGCCACATTCTTCCGGCGCCCGACGACGCGTGGTGGGGTCCCCGGAGCTTTTCTACAACAGCCTTCCCCGGGCGGGTCGGAAAAGCGTCCCCCACGCTTTGGCCAGGTTCTCCGAGCCGCCCAACATCGAGAAGCTGACTTTGGTTTCCGCTCCGCAAACGTTTCGCCTCCAGGATCCAAGTTTTTGGATCCGACCGCAAGTGGAGAGGAGAGCGCTTTCGGACAACGCCATTACGCCGGATCCCCCAAGCGACCCCCGAGGCCACGGTGGCGACCACGTCGACACGGGGAAATGTGCTTTAGTTGAAGCAAAATCACTTCTCTTGGAGAGTCTGGATGGCTCGCTTGCGGGAACAACGGAAGAAAATCTTTTGACCCCGGTTCCCTCGACAACCCATGGACCCGTTGACCCTCTCCCCAAGGTAGAGAAGCTGACTCTGGATCCCGGTCCACCAACGTTTTACCTCCAGAGTCCAAACCTTTGGAGCAAACCCGAACCAGAACTGGAGACCCGACCGATTTCACCGAATCTCAGCAGCGATGCCATCCCAAAAGTGGCGATAGATCCTTTGAGGACAGAGGGCCAGACCGACTCGGTTTCTTTGGTCACCCGTGACGCCTCACTCCCCTCAGAAACGACATCGTCCGACCGGAACCCGCCGTCAAACGCCACAAACTTCGCCCAAGCGGACTTATCTGTCGTCTCTCAAACTCAAACCCCGTCCCTCGAAAAGGCGGCTTCTTCGGACGCTCTTCCCGAGCCTGGAACCCCCGACTCGGTCCAACCTCCGGCAAAAGAGACTCGACCAAACGTGGGCGGACCTCTACGCGACCCCGGATCCCCCGCGAGCCGGAACGTCGTGCGGACATTAACCGACAGCGAAAGCCAAAGCGCGCGGAAAACGCTACCCGTCGGGCGCCCGGCCAGGTCGACTCCGGACCTGAGCTCCGGGCCCAGAGGGCGGAGCCTAAAGAATTGGCAACGATCCAATCTACCTCCAGATGACTCCAAAGCCCAGAAAGGCGGCGTTCCCGGACTCCCACGCGAGTCGGCGAACCGGCGGAAGACCACATTGGCGGATAAACCGGCTGCCAACGTCCCCGAAGCGGCGCCCGAGGAAAAGATGTGCCGCTCCGCCGCCTGGCCGGCCCGCGAGTCGTCATCCGACGTCCCCAGCTTTGCCCGAGGCACGGTGGCGTCGTCTTGCCGCACCAGGAGAGAGCCGCCGGCCCCCTCCGTGGCCCCGGTCCGACACGGCTCGGTCAGGCGGGGGAAATTGGCGTCCGGCGACGAGCGTGATGTTCTGCGGCGGGCGCACAGCGTCAAGGCTAGTGGTCGCGTGGCCAAGCCTAGCTGGAGATAA
- the LOC144198045 gene encoding uncharacterized protein LOC144198045 isoform X1 — translation MMGGRCLCAEASSGRRPAGSAAGSPFQRSAAPDHHHPSHMCGVNWFPKGTLLRSWLTKSRPRLLLLIAGLKRPQVTLMRRKRMKRTKVAKATTCNRMPHFT, via the exons ATGATGGGCGGCCGGTGTTTGTGCGCTGAAGCTTCTAGCggccgccggccggccggctcagCAGCTGGCTCGCCATTCCAGCGCAGCGCCGCGCCGGACCACCACCACCCAAGCCACATGTGCGGGGTCAACTG GTTTCCCAAAGGAACGCTGCTGAGGAGCTGGCTGACCAAGTCCAGGCCCCGCCTCCTGCTGCTGATTGCCGGCCTGAAGCGACCTCAGGTGACCCTGATGAGaaggaagaggatgaagagaaCCAAAGTAGCCAAGGCCAC AACGTGCAACCGAATGCCGCACTTCACCTGA
- the LOC144198045 gene encoding uncharacterized protein LOC144198045 isoform X2, whose product MMGGRCLCAEASSGRRPAGSAAGSPFQRSAAPDHHHPSHMCGVNWFPKGTLLRSWLTKSRPRLLLLIAGLKRPQVTLMRRKRMKRTKVAKAT is encoded by the exons ATGATGGGCGGCCGGTGTTTGTGCGCTGAAGCTTCTAGCggccgccggccggccggctcagCAGCTGGCTCGCCATTCCAGCGCAGCGCCGCGCCGGACCACCACCACCCAAGCCACATGTGCGGGGTCAACTG GTTTCCCAAAGGAACGCTGCTGAGGAGCTGGCTGACCAAGTCCAGGCCCCGCCTCCTGCTGCTGATTGCCGGCCTGAAGCGACCTCAGGTGACCCTGATGAGaaggaagaggatgaagagaaCCAAAGTAGCCAAGGCCACGTAA
- the pex6 gene encoding peroxisomal ATPase PEX6, protein MAAEVELFALETFPSHMCPLDVLISKRQLLHLFHDESEPPTVLFTPQPPLPRASAVLLRVQALDDDGAASLEESAEDPPATSRLRLFVSGFFLRLRCLPVGGAIGTARPVKPVDLDEVVLGVRGQADVDGFATQLLDLCRAGYLLLARRGEPLAAKLTGPMAEALVLSCSPVTQGRITADTAVVLSDNGGDVVQSPRKLQLCASDFARVAAAGWSGVRSFLDHPDEEDERRLDVQVTDAQLRDRDVDAVVRMGRRTLLGLGLFDGEWVKVRAAGRDRDWRPAAIIAVPSEDGGSGVSETLWFNLTGGEETPRGTCQLRLKRWRRAENATGDSSSSCRSASPPWAGELHLRPISSPQGPVPDGPLADHFSIPRLVAEGDVLRIPVKNHPELMEDTFRRCPALFFVVDKARLPGQMEDSEGFYLADRSHTSLFMGAPINSAAPCGTSETPPGLERTAEAVLRVLRPHVKCGGSLPACRLLVHGPAGCGKATAVAAASSRLHLRLIKVDCVDVRGDTPAATEARLSVALERAEAERPCLVLLRNLRLLLRSRGAAEDAARVRAALCRALRGLPDGVAVAATVREPRRLPPDVAAIFVHRVEVENLDAERRRDVLTRLCRDLPLHRDVDVEKLAQVTAGFVLGDMRALLVEASRAACRRLVLACPDRSEADLCAGGVTVRQRDFLAALRTLQDVQSDAIGAPKIPSVRWEDVGGLERVKKDILDTLQLPLRHPQLSSLKLNRTGVLLHGPPGTGKTLLAKAVATECAMTFLSVKGPELLNMYVGQSEENVREVFQKARSAAPCVVFFDELDSLAPDRGRGGDSGGVMDRVVSQLLAELDGLDGAAGVFVLGATNRADLLDPSLLRPGRFDKLVYVGMDPDPASRLKVLQAVLRGFHLDGDVDLAQVLERCPARVTGADLYALCSAAAAAAVKRKIHDIERGLDTEDSAPSLTADDFEAALRDFKPSLSEEDAARCRRLQRGV, encoded by the exons ATGGCGGCGGAGGTGGAATTGTTTGCCCTGGAAACTTTTCCGTCACACATGTGTCCGCTGGACGTTCTAATTTCGAAACGTCAACTGCTTCACCTTTTCCACGACGAATCGGAACCTCCGACCGTCCTCTTCACTCCACAGCCGCCTCTTCCACGTGCTTCCGCCGTCCTGCTTCGCGTCCAGGCGCTCGACGACGATGGTGCTGCGAGCTTGGAGGAGTCGGCGGAAGATCCACCTGCGACAAGTCGACTGAGGCTCTTCGTCAGCGGCTTCTTCTTACGGCTCCGTTGCCTCCCGGTGGGTGGCGCCATTGGGACGGCGCGGCCTGTGAAGCCGGTCGACCTGGACGAAGTGGTACTAGGAGTTCGGGGACAGGCAGATGTCGACGGCTTCGCCACCCAACTGCTGGATCTATGCCGGGCTGGGTACCTTCTGTTGGCCCGCCGTGGAGAACCGTTAGCCGCTAAGCTAACGGGTCCG ATGGCAGAGGCGCTGGTGCTGTCGTGCAGCCCGGTCACGCAAGGTCGCATCACGGCCGACACCGCCGTGGTTCTGAGCGACAATGGCGGCGACGTGGTCCAGTCCCCTAGGAAGCTCCAGCTTTGTGCCTCGGACTTTGCTCGCGTGGCCGCCGCCGGCTGGAGCGGCGTCCGCTCTTTTTTGGACCATCCAGACGAGGAGGACGAGCGGCGGCTGGATGTCCAAGTGACGGACGCCCAGCTCCGCGACCGGGACGTAGATGCCGTGGTGCGGATGGGTCGAAGGACGCTGCTGGGGTTGGGCCTGTTTGATGGCGAGTGGGTCAAAGTGCGGGCGGCGGGCCGAGACCGCGACTGGAGGCCGGCTGCCATCATCGCCGTCCCCTCGGAAGACGGCGGCAGCGGCGTGTCGGAGACGCTGTGGTTCAACTTGACGGGCGGCGAGGAGACGCCGCGTGGGACTTGTCAACTCAGACTCAAG AGATGGCGACGTGCGGAAAACGCCACCGGCGACTCCTCCTCTTCCTGTCGCTCCGCCTCGCCACCATGGGCCGGCGAGCTTCATCTGCGACCAATTTCGTCGCCACAGGGACCCGTACCGGACGGCCCGCTGGCCGACCACTTCTCCATCCCCAG GTTGGTGGCGGAGGGCGACGTCCTGCGGATTCCCGTCAAGAATCACCCGGAGCTGATGGAGGACACCTTTCGCAG GTGTCCGGCACTGTTTTTTGTGGTGGACAAGGCACGCCTCCCCGGCCAGATGGAAGACTCGGAGGGTTTCTACCTGGCTGACAGAAGCCACACCTCCCTCTTCATG GGGGCGCCCATCAACAGCGCGGCCCCTTGTGGAACGTCGGAGACGCCGCCGGGTCTGGAACGGACTGCCGAAGCCGTCTTGCGTGTCCTGCGCCCGCACGTGAAATG tgGCGGCTCCCTGCCGGCGTGCCGCCTCCTGGTCCACGGACCGGCGGGTTGCGGCAAAGccacggcggtggcggcggccagCTCCCGGCTTCACCTCCGTCTGATCAAG GTGGACTGCGTGGATGTCCGCGGCGACACGCCGGCCGCCACCGAGGCCCGCCTGTCCGTGGCCCTGGAGCGCGCCGAGGCCGAGCGTCCCTGCCTGGTCCTCCTCAGGAACCTGCGGCTCCTCCTACGAAGCCGCGGGGCCGCCGAGGACGCCGCCCGGGTCCGGGCGGCGCTCTGCCGCGCACTCCGCGGCCTCCCCGACGG ggtggcggtggcggcgaccGTCCGCGAACCTCGGCGGCTGCCTCCCGACGTGGCGGCGATTTTCGTCCATCGGGTGGAAGTGGAGAACCTGGACGCGGAACGGCGCCGGGATGTTCTGACGCGGCTGTGCCGGGACCTGCCGCTCCACCGGGACGTCGACGTGGAGAAACTCGCTCAAGTCACCGCA GGATTTGTGTTGGGCGACATGCGCGCCCTGCTGGTGGAGGCGAGCCGAGCGGCGTGTCGACGACTGGTCCTGGCTTG TCCAGACCGGTCTGAGGCCGACCTGTGCGCCGGTGGCGTGACCGTCCGTCAGCGGGACTTTTTGGCGGCTCTGCGAACGTTACAGGATGTCCAATCGGATGCTATCGGCGCCCCAAAG ATTCCGTCCGTCCGCTGGGAGGACGTGGGCGGCCTGGAACGGGTCAAGAAGGACATCCTGGACACCCTACAGCTCCCTCTCCGCCATCCGCAGCTGTCGTCCCTCAAGCTGAACCGCACGGGCGTCCTCCTTCACGGCCCCCCCGGCACGGGCAAGACCCTGCTGGCCAAGGCCGTGGCCACCGAATGCGCCATGACCTTCCTCAG CGTGAAAGGTCCGGAGCTGCTCAACATGTACGTGGGTCAAAGTGAGGAGAACGTCCGAGAAG TTTTCCAGAAAGCGCGCTCGGCGGCGCCGTGCGTGGTCTTCTTCGACGAGCTGGACTCGCTGGCGCCCGACAGGGGCCGCGGCGGCGACTCCGGCGGGGTGATGGATAG GGTGGTCTCTCAGCTGCTGGCCGAGTTGGACGGGCTGGACGGCGCCGCCGGGGTCTTCGTCCTGGGCGCCACCAATCGGGCCGACCTGCTGGACCCGTCCCTGCTCAGGCCGGGAAG GTTCGACAAACTGGTCTACGTCGGGATGGATCCGGACCCGGCGTCCCGGCTCAAAGTCCTCCAAGCCGTCCTCCGAGG GTTCCACCTGGACGGCGATGTGGACCTCGCACAGGTGTTGGAACGTTGCCCCGCCCGCGTGACCGGCGCCGACCTGTACGCCCTGTGCTCGGCCGCCGCCGCGGCCGCCGTCAAGCGGAAGATCCACGACATAGAGCGCG GTTTGGACACGGAGGACTCGGCGCCTAGTCTCACCGCCGACGACTTTGAAGCGGCTCTCCGCGACTTCAAGCCGTCGTTGTCCGAAGAGGACGCGGCCCGATGCCGGCGGCTTCAGCGTGGCGTCTGA